The following proteins are encoded in a genomic region of Thiomonas sp. X19:
- a CDS encoding FAD-binding oxidoreductase, with translation MNAPATSQTLTRPTPPALLDALAMRFGAQLSTALAVREQHGRDESPFDVPPPSAVVFCESTADAADAVKLAAAHGVPVIAFGAGSSLEGQLLAVQGGISLDLTSMNRVLDVAAADMLVKVQAGVTRMQLNEELRHTGLFFPIDPGADATLGGMTATRASGTNAVRYGTMRENVLALTVVLADGRVVRTGTLARKSSAGYDLTRLFVGSEGTLGIVTEVTLRLYPQPEAVAAAVCSFPDVAQAVDCTIAIIQAGIPIARVELMDPGAVRAVNAHDHLGLPEQPLLLMEFHGSPAGVREQAQSVQGIAADYGGSDFAWADTPEERTRLWKARHHAYFSALQTKPGCRCVTTDTCVPISRLAESINATIAEAEAAGLPYFVVGHVGDGNYHIGYLLDPAKPEERELAERLNAQLVRRALKLGGTCSGEHGIGLHKQEFLREEAGDDALDVMRAIKQALDPNGILNPGKIFA, from the coding sequence ATGAACGCACCGGCTACGTCCCAAACGCTCACCCGCCCCACCCCACCCGCCCTGCTCGACGCCCTGGCCATGCGTTTCGGTGCGCAACTCTCCACCGCGCTGGCCGTGCGCGAGCAGCATGGGCGCGACGAGTCGCCCTTCGACGTGCCGCCGCCTTCCGCCGTGGTGTTCTGCGAAAGCACCGCCGACGCGGCCGACGCGGTGAAGCTCGCCGCCGCGCACGGCGTGCCGGTCATCGCCTTCGGCGCGGGCTCCTCGCTCGAAGGCCAGTTGCTCGCGGTGCAGGGCGGCATCAGCCTCGACCTCACCAGCATGAACCGCGTGCTCGATGTCGCCGCCGCCGACATGCTGGTCAAGGTGCAGGCCGGGGTGACGCGCATGCAGTTGAACGAGGAGTTGCGCCACACCGGGCTGTTCTTCCCCATCGACCCCGGTGCCGACGCGACCCTGGGCGGCATGACCGCGACGCGCGCCTCGGGCACCAACGCCGTGCGCTACGGCACCATGCGCGAGAACGTGCTGGCGCTCACCGTGGTGCTGGCCGATGGCCGCGTGGTGCGCACCGGCACGCTGGCGCGCAAGAGCAGCGCGGGCTACGACCTCACGCGCCTGTTCGTCGGCAGCGAGGGCACGCTGGGCATCGTCACCGAGGTCACGCTGCGGCTGTATCCCCAGCCCGAGGCCGTGGCCGCCGCCGTGTGCTCCTTCCCCGACGTGGCGCAGGCGGTGGACTGCACCATCGCCATCATCCAGGCCGGCATCCCCATCGCCCGCGTCGAGCTGATGGACCCCGGCGCGGTGCGCGCCGTCAACGCCCACGACCACCTCGGCCTGCCCGAGCAACCCTTGCTGCTGATGGAATTCCACGGCTCGCCCGCAGGCGTGCGCGAGCAGGCCCAGAGCGTGCAGGGCATCGCCGCGGATTATGGCGGCTCCGACTTCGCCTGGGCCGACACGCCGGAAGAACGCACCCGCTTGTGGAAGGCGCGGCATCACGCCTACTTCTCCGCGTTGCAAACCAAGCCCGGCTGCCGCTGCGTCACCACCGACACCTGCGTGCCCATCTCGCGCCTGGCCGAGAGCATCAACGCCACCATCGCCGAGGCCGAAGCAGCTGGCCTGCCCTACTTCGTCGTCGGCCATGTGGGCGACGGCAACTACCACATCGGCTACCTGCTCGACCCGGCCAAACCCGAAGAACGCGAATTGGCCGAACGCCTCAATGCGCAGTTGGTGCGCCGGGCGCTGAAACTCGGCGGCACCTGCAGCGGCGAACACGGCATCGGCCTGCACAAACAGGAGTTCCTGCGCGAAGAAGCGGGCGACGACGCGCTGGACGTGATGCGCGCCATCAAGCAGGCCCTCGACCCGAATGGCATCTTGAATCCGGGGAAGATTTTTGCGTGA
- a CDS encoding cob(I)yrinic acid a,c-diamide adenosyltransferase, giving the protein MGHRLTAITTRTGDAGTTGLGDGSRRSKADDRIHALGEVDELNSHIGLLLTEPMDDAIRELLLQVQHDLFDLGGELAVPGMTLVQDAHVRRLDAALARYNPLLPPLKEFILPGGTRAASLAHVCRTVARRAERAVVAVMRAVQPQAGAATATPAALADLARPLQYLNRLSDLLFVLARSLNRAGAEGSTEVYWKHERKARP; this is encoded by the coding sequence ATGGGACACCGCCTCACCGCCATCACCACCCGCACCGGCGACGCCGGCACCACCGGCCTGGGCGACGGCAGCCGACGCTCCAAGGCCGACGACCGCATCCACGCCCTGGGCGAGGTGGATGAACTGAACTCCCACATCGGCCTGCTGCTCACCGAGCCGATGGACGACGCGATTCGCGAACTGCTGCTGCAGGTGCAGCACGACTTGTTCGACCTCGGCGGCGAACTCGCGGTGCCGGGCATGACCCTGGTGCAGGACGCCCATGTGCGGCGCCTGGACGCGGCGCTGGCGCGCTACAACCCGCTGCTGCCGCCGCTGAAGGAATTCATCCTGCCCGGCGGCACGCGCGCCGCCAGCCTCGCCCATGTGTGCCGCACCGTGGCGCGGCGCGCCGAGCGGGCGGTGGTGGCGGTGATGCGCGCTGTCCAGCCGCAGGCTGGCGCTGCCACGGCCACGCCAGCGGCGCTTGCCGACCTCGCCCGCCCCTTGCAATACCTCAACCGCTTGTCGGACCTGTTGTTCGTGCTGGCGCGCAGCCTCAACCGCGCCGGAGCCGAAGGCAGCACCGAGGTGTACTGGAAACACGAACGCAAGGCCAGGCCCTAG
- a CDS encoding efflux RND transporter permease subunit, with the protein MIAVLVAGFVGYKLLPQAALPEVDYPTIQVTTLYPGASPNVMTSSVTAPLEQQFGQMPGLAQMWSVSSGGASVITLRFDLSLSLDVAEQEVQAAINAAGSLLPTDLPQPPIYAKVNPADAPVITLGLTSDSLPLTTLYDLADTRLSQKLSQVSGVGLVTLSGGHKPAVRVTVNAQALAALGLSLDSIRTAITGANVNSPKGSISGSRQSFTIDANDQLQSPEQYRQMIIAYNNGAPVRLGDVATIDTGPENAWQAALVNGKPGIVINVQRQPGANVIAVVDSIQQLLPSLQQQLPAAARLSVLSDRTVTIRAAISDVKFELLLAVALVVLVIFVFLRSARATFIPATAVPLALVGTFGAMYLFGFSINTLTLMALTIATGFVVDDAIVMIENISRYIEAGEPPLQAALKGAAQIGFTIISLTFSLIAVLIPLLFMGDVVGRLFREFAITLAVAIVISAAVSLTFTPMLSARLLRHVPEHEQGRLFRATGHAFERLTEGYTRALGWVLRHQPLVLLAALATLVLTVFLYIAIPKGFFPVQDTGLIQATTVAPQDVSFAAMSQRQQTLVDALLQDPAVASVSSVVGIDGTNTTMNTGRLLISLKPLSARVLRVQPVISRLDARAAKVEGIRAFLQPVQDLTIDDIASRYPYQFSLSATSQAELSSANAALMAKLKTLPQLAGVTSDLQDQGLQAYVDVDRSAASRLGITMSAVDSALYSAFGQRLVSTIFTQSAQYRVVLGVSTTGGGAQNPHASTASPSLLSEGVPAALGRPGGGGGLAAFDNIYLASSSGRPVPLSAIAHVEQRATPLAVDHLGQFPAALISFQLAPGASLGAAVDAIQQVAADAALPPSVVIAFQGAASAFQAALSNQLWLLLAAVATMYIVLGVLYESYIHPITILSTLPSAGIGALLALMGTGHNLTVIAIIGIVLLIGIVQKNAILMVDFALDAQRHQGLAPEAAMLQAARLRLRPILMTTFAALFGAVPLVVGGGMGAELRQPLGITMVGGLLLSQLLTLFTTPVIYLAFDRLATRAAAWRTRTFGSGPGGGRNLPLPAAPTGGGGAARSSGVPPPTSSTDGEGKP; encoded by the coding sequence ATGATCGCGGTGCTGGTGGCCGGTTTCGTCGGCTACAAGCTGCTGCCGCAGGCGGCGCTGCCGGAGGTGGACTACCCCACCATCCAGGTCACCACCCTCTACCCCGGGGCCAGCCCGAATGTGATGACATCCTCCGTCACCGCGCCGCTTGAGCAGCAGTTCGGGCAGATGCCGGGGCTGGCGCAAATGTGGTCGGTGAGCTCCGGCGGGGCGTCGGTCATCACCCTGCGTTTCGATTTGTCGCTGTCGCTCGACGTGGCCGAGCAGGAGGTGCAGGCGGCGATCAACGCCGCCGGCAGCCTGCTGCCCACCGACCTGCCGCAGCCGCCCATCTACGCCAAGGTCAACCCGGCGGACGCGCCCGTCATCACCCTGGGGCTGACCTCGGACTCGCTGCCCCTCACCACGCTCTACGACCTGGCCGACACGCGCTTGAGCCAGAAGCTCTCGCAGGTCTCGGGCGTGGGCCTGGTCACGCTGTCCGGCGGCCACAAGCCTGCCGTGCGCGTCACGGTCAACGCGCAGGCCCTGGCGGCGCTGGGCTTGAGCCTGGACAGCATTCGCACCGCCATCACCGGGGCCAACGTCAACAGCCCCAAGGGCAGCATCAGCGGAAGCCGGCAATCCTTCACCATCGACGCCAACGACCAGTTGCAGTCGCCCGAGCAATACCGGCAGATGATCATCGCCTACAACAACGGCGCGCCGGTGCGCCTGGGCGATGTCGCCACCATCGACACCGGCCCCGAGAACGCCTGGCAGGCGGCCCTGGTCAATGGCAAACCTGGCATCGTCATCAACGTGCAGCGCCAGCCTGGCGCCAACGTCATCGCCGTGGTCGACAGCATTCAGCAGCTGCTGCCCAGCCTGCAGCAGCAACTGCCCGCCGCGGCGCGGCTCTCGGTGCTGTCGGACCGCACCGTCACCATTCGCGCCGCCATCAGCGACGTCAAGTTCGAACTCCTGCTCGCCGTGGCCCTGGTGGTGCTGGTCATCTTCGTCTTCTTGCGCAGCGCGCGCGCCACCTTCATTCCCGCCACGGCCGTGCCGCTGGCGCTGGTGGGAACCTTCGGCGCGATGTATCTGTTCGGCTTTTCCATCAACACCCTCACGCTCATGGCGCTGACGATTGCCACCGGCTTCGTGGTGGACGACGCCATCGTCATGATCGAGAACATCTCCCGCTACATCGAGGCCGGCGAGCCGCCGCTGCAAGCGGCGCTCAAGGGCGCGGCGCAGATCGGCTTCACCATCATCTCGCTCACCTTCTCGCTCATCGCCGTGCTCATCCCGCTGCTGTTCATGGGCGATGTGGTGGGGCGGCTGTTCCGCGAATTCGCCATCACCCTGGCGGTGGCCATCGTCATTTCGGCGGCGGTGTCGCTCACCTTCACCCCCATGCTGTCGGCGCGGCTGCTGCGCCATGTGCCCGAGCACGAACAGGGCCGCCTGTTCCGCGCCACCGGCCATGCCTTCGAGCGCCTGACCGAGGGCTACACCCGGGCGCTCGGCTGGGTGCTGCGCCACCAGCCGCTGGTGCTGCTGGCGGCGCTGGCGACGCTGGTGCTCACGGTGTTTCTCTACATCGCCATTCCCAAGGGCTTCTTTCCGGTGCAGGACACCGGCCTGATTCAGGCCACCACCGTGGCGCCGCAGGACGTGTCGTTCGCCGCGATGAGCCAGCGGCAACAGACGCTGGTCGACGCGCTGCTGCAAGACCCGGCGGTGGCCAGTGTGTCTTCGGTGGTCGGCATCGACGGCACCAACACGACGATGAACACCGGGCGCCTGCTCATCAGCCTCAAGCCCTTGAGCGCACGCGTGCTGCGGGTGCAGCCGGTCATTTCTCGGCTCGACGCGCGCGCCGCGAAGGTCGAAGGCATACGCGCCTTCCTGCAGCCGGTGCAGGACCTGACCATCGACGACATCGCCAGCCGCTATCCCTACCAGTTCAGCCTCTCGGCCACCAGCCAGGCCGAGCTTTCCAGCGCCAACGCGGCGCTGATGGCCAAGCTCAAGACCCTGCCGCAGCTCGCCGGCGTCACCAGCGACCTGCAGGACCAGGGCCTGCAGGCCTATGTGGACGTGGACCGCAGCGCCGCCTCGCGTCTGGGCATCACCATGAGCGCGGTGGATAGCGCGCTCTACAGCGCCTTCGGCCAGCGCCTGGTGTCCACCATCTTCACCCAGTCGGCGCAGTACCGCGTGGTGCTGGGGGTCAGCACGACCGGCGGTGGGGCGCAGAATCCCCACGCTTCAACGGCATCGCCTTCGCTGCTGTCCGAGGGGGTGCCTGCCGCCTTGGGGCGGCCCGGCGGTGGCGGGGGGCTGGCGGCGTTCGACAACATCTACCTCGCCAGCAGCAGCGGGCGGCCGGTGCCGCTGTCGGCCATCGCCCATGTCGAGCAACGCGCCACGCCGCTGGCGGTGGATCATCTCGGCCAGTTCCCGGCGGCGCTCATTTCCTTCCAGCTCGCCCCTGGCGCCTCGCTCGGCGCGGCGGTCGATGCCATTCAGCAGGTGGCCGCGGACGCCGCGCTGCCGCCTTCGGTGGTCATCGCCTTCCAGGGCGCGGCCAGCGCCTTCCAGGCGGCGCTCTCCAACCAGCTCTGGCTGCTGCTGGCGGCGGTGGCCACCATGTACATCGTGCTGGGCGTGCTGTACGAGAGCTACATCCACCCCATCACCATTTTGTCCACGCTGCCATCGGCCGGCATCGGCGCCTTGCTGGCGCTGATGGGCACGGGGCACAACCTCACCGTCATCGCCATCATCGGCATCGTCCTGCTCATCGGCATCGTGCAGAAGAACGCCATCCTGATGGTGGACTTCGCCCTCGACGCCCAGCGCCACCAGGGGCTTGCGCCCGAGGCCGCCATGCTGCAAGCCGCGCGCCTGCGCTTGCGCCCGATTTTGATGACGACGTTCGCCGCGCTGTTCGGCGCCGTGCCGCTGGTGGTGGGCGGCGGCATGGGCGCCGAGCTGCGCCAGCCGCTGGGCATCACCATGGTGGGCGGGCTGCTGCTGTCGCAGCTGCTCACGCTGTTCACCACGCCCGTCATTTATCTCGCCTTCGACCGCCTGGCCACGCGCGCCGCGGCATGGCGGACGCGCACCTTCGGTTCCGGTCCGGGGGGCGGGCGGAACCTCCCTCTCCCAGCCGCCCCCACAGGTGGGGGCGGCGCCGCGCGATCTTCAGGCGTGCCCCCGCCGACATCCTCCACGGACGGGGAGGGGAAGCCGTGA
- a CDS encoding IS1182-like element ISThsp16 family transposase, giving the protein MSRFVPVDRDTAYLLPPSVDEWLPTDHLARFVVEVIEQLDLGDLARQYAGRGSAAHHPAVLLGLLIYGYANGVHSSRKIERATYDSVAFRFVAANTHPDHDTLATFRRRFLKEVEALFVQVLVLAREMKLLKLGHIALDGTKIDANASKHKALSWAHANKIEAQLRQEVQTLLALAENSDRATVPDGMDVPAEIALRADRLSAIAQAKAKIEQRASERHQVEQQEYEAKTAKRQAQREAGKKPRGKDPEPPEAGPRSSDQVNLTDEESRIMPVSGGGFEQSYNAQAGVDIATMMVITQHVSQASNDKREVVPTLQQIQALPAVLGEVHTLITDNGFFSQANVIACNDAGIEPLLALKRESHHTPVMGRFAPDVPEPQTTDPLVQMAHRLGTQAGRALYGLRKQTVEPVFGIIKQVMGWRQMSMRGLAKAQGEWSLVTMAWNIKRMHVLRAA; this is encoded by the coding sequence ATGAGCCGCTTCGTCCCTGTTGACCGAGACACCGCATATCTGTTGCCACCGTCGGTGGACGAATGGCTGCCCACTGATCACTTGGCGCGCTTCGTGGTCGAAGTCATCGAGCAGCTTGATCTGGGCGATCTGGCCCGACAGTACGCAGGCCGGGGCTCGGCGGCGCACCATCCGGCGGTGCTGCTGGGCCTGCTGATCTACGGCTACGCCAACGGCGTGCACTCCAGCCGCAAGATCGAGCGGGCGACCTACGACTCGGTGGCGTTCCGCTTTGTTGCGGCCAATACCCACCCCGATCACGACACGCTGGCGACGTTCCGCCGCCGCTTCTTGAAGGAGGTGGAGGCACTGTTCGTGCAGGTGCTGGTTCTGGCGCGCGAGATGAAGCTGCTCAAGCTCGGACACATCGCGCTGGATGGCACCAAGATCGACGCCAACGCCAGCAAGCACAAGGCCTTGTCGTGGGCTCATGCCAACAAGATCGAGGCGCAGCTGCGCCAGGAAGTACAAACGCTGCTGGCGCTGGCAGAGAACAGCGACCGCGCGACGGTACCCGACGGCATGGATGTGCCGGCGGAGATCGCCCTGCGTGCAGATCGCTTGAGCGCAATCGCGCAGGCCAAGGCCAAGATCGAGCAGCGCGCCAGCGAACGCCATCAGGTCGAGCAGCAGGAGTACGAGGCCAAGACCGCCAAGCGCCAAGCCCAGCGCGAGGCGGGCAAGAAGCCGCGCGGCAAGGACCCTGAGCCGCCAGAGGCCGGCCCCCGGAGCAGCGATCAGGTCAACCTCACGGATGAAGAGTCGCGCATCATGCCCGTGTCGGGTGGGGGCTTCGAGCAAAGCTACAACGCACAAGCCGGCGTGGACATCGCGACGATGATGGTGATCACCCAGCATGTGAGCCAGGCATCCAACGACAAGCGCGAAGTTGTGCCTACGCTGCAGCAGATCCAAGCGTTACCCGCGGTGCTGGGCGAGGTGCACACGCTCATCACGGACAACGGCTTCTTCAGCCAAGCCAACGTGATCGCGTGCAACGACGCGGGTATCGAGCCGCTGCTGGCGCTCAAGCGGGAGTCGCATCACACGCCGGTGATGGGGCGCTTTGCACCCGATGTGCCCGAGCCCCAGACGACGGATCCGCTCGTGCAGATGGCACACCGCCTGGGCACGCAAGCAGGCCGAGCCCTGTACGGCCTGCGCAAGCAGACAGTGGAGCCGGTGTTCGGCATCATCAAGCAAGTGATGGGTTGGCGCCAGATGAGCATGCGCGGGCTGGCCAAGGCACAAGGCGAATGGAGCTTGGTGACCATGGCTTGGAACATCAAGCGCATGCACGTCCTGCGAGCCGCGTGA
- a CDS encoding efflux RND transporter permease subunit, whose protein sequence is MNLSAPFIRRPVGTTLLALAVLLAGVMAFRLLPVAPLPQVDFPTITVQANMAGASPAVMAATVATPLERSLGTIAGISQMTSSSTQGSSRIILQFDLSKDINSAARQVQAAINAARPLLPTGLTGNPTYRKVNPADAPIMILALTSKSLTRGQMYDAASTILAQKISQVAGIGSVTVGGSALPAVRVELDLPRINGMGLGLEQIRQAIASANVDTPKGAVDSADRRWQVGANDQMTTPAQYRRIVVGYKNGAPIRLDEVAQVREGLQNDQHMGLANGEPAVLLIIFRQPGANIISAVEGVKAALPQLEASIPAGIDVRIMSDRTSTIRASLQEVENTLLLAVMLVIGVVWLFLRDWRATLIPALAVPLSLVGTFAAMWLLGYSLDNLSLMALIVATGFVVDDAIVVLENIMRHVEAGMAPLDAALKGAREVGFTVLSMSLSLVAVFLPVLFMGGIVGRLFHEFAVTLSVAIGISLLVSLTVTPMLASRWLRAKPLPAPTLPISGEGVTSPPPPVGEAGRGSVARVSRLERVWNAIHGGYARSLRGALAHPTLMLLLFFATIGLSVYLYAIVPKGFFPTQDTGLLVGSVQADQSISFQGMSKKLEQIVAIVRKNEGVQNVLAFTGGSTANSGFMFMQLKPLDQRRGVQTIIAQLRKALSSVPGAQTFMFPVQDIRAGGRPSAALYEYTLQASDLDTLRTWEPKVLAAFKRIPGMNDVNTDQQASGLQLSLVLDRAAAARYGISIATIDQTLNDAFGQRLVSTIYAPLNQYRVVMEAAQQYQQSASALQDLFLVGSKGQRVPLAALAHYELTNTPLAVNHQGLFVSATLSFNLDKGIALGQMQGKIDQAMAEIGLPSEVHGGFQGTAKLFSDTLKNQPLFIMAAIFAIYIVLGILYESTLHPLTILSTLPPAGVGAVLALLITHTEFSIIALIGVFLLIGIVKKNAILMVDFALQAEREHGAGPRDAIFQAATLRLRPILMTTLAALFTALPLAFISGNGAELRQPLGISIAGGLVVSQALTLYTTPVIYLELDRLRQWTLRKFGRSGNPVPLDTPA, encoded by the coding sequence GTGAATCTTTCCGCCCCCTTCATTCGTCGCCCGGTGGGCACCACGTTGCTGGCGCTGGCGGTGCTGCTGGCGGGCGTCATGGCCTTTCGCCTGCTGCCGGTGGCGCCGCTGCCGCAGGTGGATTTTCCGACCATCACGGTGCAGGCCAATATGGCCGGCGCCAGCCCGGCGGTGATGGCCGCCACGGTGGCCACGCCGCTGGAGCGCAGCCTGGGGACGATTGCCGGCATTTCGCAAATGACCTCCAGCAGCACGCAGGGGTCCAGCCGCATCATTCTTCAGTTCGATCTGAGCAAGGACATCAACAGCGCCGCGCGCCAGGTGCAGGCCGCCATCAACGCCGCGCGGCCGCTGCTGCCCACGGGGCTCACCGGCAACCCGACCTACCGCAAGGTGAACCCGGCGGATGCGCCGATCATGATCCTCGCGCTCACCTCCAAGAGCCTGACGCGCGGGCAGATGTACGACGCCGCCTCCACCATCCTGGCGCAGAAGATCTCGCAGGTCGCCGGCATCGGCTCGGTCACCGTGGGCGGCTCCGCGCTGCCGGCGGTGCGGGTGGAACTGGACCTGCCGCGCATCAACGGCATGGGCCTGGGGCTGGAGCAGATTCGCCAGGCCATCGCCAGCGCCAATGTGGACACGCCGAAAGGCGCGGTGGACAGCGCGGACCGCCGCTGGCAGGTGGGCGCCAACGACCAGATGACCACGCCGGCGCAGTACCGGCGCATCGTCGTGGGCTACAAGAACGGCGCGCCCATCCGGCTGGATGAAGTGGCGCAGGTCCGGGAAGGGCTGCAGAACGACCAGCACATGGGCCTGGCGAACGGCGAGCCGGCGGTGCTGCTCATCATTTTTCGCCAGCCCGGGGCCAACATCATCAGCGCCGTGGAAGGCGTGAAGGCGGCGCTGCCGCAGCTCGAAGCCTCCATTCCGGCAGGCATCGACGTGCGCATCATGTCCGACCGTACCTCCACCATCCGCGCCTCGCTGCAAGAGGTGGAGAACACCCTGCTGCTCGCCGTCATGCTGGTCATCGGCGTGGTCTGGCTGTTCCTGCGCGACTGGCGCGCCACCCTCATTCCGGCACTGGCCGTGCCGCTGTCGCTGGTGGGTACCTTCGCCGCCATGTGGCTGCTGGGCTACAGCCTCGACAACCTGTCGCTGATGGCGCTGATCGTCGCCACCGGCTTCGTCGTGGACGACGCCATCGTCGTGCTCGAAAACATCATGCGCCATGTCGAGGCCGGCATGGCGCCGCTGGACGCGGCGCTCAAGGGTGCGCGCGAAGTGGGCTTCACCGTGCTGTCCATGAGCCTGTCGCTGGTGGCCGTGTTCCTGCCGGTGCTGTTCATGGGCGGCATCGTCGGCCGGCTGTTCCACGAGTTCGCCGTCACGCTGTCGGTGGCCATCGGCATTTCGCTGCTGGTCTCCCTCACCGTCACGCCCATGCTCGCGTCGCGCTGGCTGCGCGCGAAACCCCTCCCCGCCCCAACCCTCCCCATCAGTGGGGAGGGAGTGACTTCACCTCCCCCACCCGTGGGGGAGGCCGGGAGGGGGAGTGTTGCCCGCGTGTCGCGTCTGGAGCGCGTGTGGAACGCCATTCACGGCGGCTACGCCCGCAGCCTGCGCGGGGCGCTGGCGCATCCCACGCTCATGCTGCTGCTGTTCTTCGCCACCATCGGTCTGAGCGTGTATCTCTACGCCATCGTCCCCAAGGGTTTTTTCCCGACGCAGGACACCGGCTTGTTGGTCGGTTCGGTGCAGGCCGATCAGTCCATTTCCTTTCAGGGCATGAGCAAGAAGCTGGAGCAGATCGTCGCCATCGTGCGCAAGAACGAAGGCGTGCAGAACGTGCTGGCGTTCACCGGCGGGAGCACCGCCAACAGCGGCTTCATGTTCATGCAGCTCAAGCCGCTGGACCAGCGCCGGGGGGTGCAGACCATCATCGCGCAATTGCGCAAGGCGCTCTCGAGCGTGCCGGGGGCGCAGACCTTCATGTTTCCGGTGCAGGACATTCGCGCCGGCGGCCGGCCCTCGGCGGCGCTGTACGAGTACACCCTGCAGGCCTCCGACCTGGACACCCTGCGCACCTGGGAGCCCAAGGTGCTGGCGGCGTTCAAGCGCATTCCCGGCATGAACGATGTCAACACCGACCAGCAGGCCAGCGGCCTGCAGCTCTCCCTGGTGCTCGACCGCGCGGCCGCGGCGCGCTACGGCATTTCCATAGCCACCATCGACCAGACCCTGAACGACGCCTTCGGCCAGCGCCTGGTCTCCACCATCTACGCCCCGCTCAACCAGTACCGCGTGGTGATGGAGGCGGCGCAGCAGTACCAGCAAAGCGCCTCGGCGCTGCAAGATCTTTTCCTGGTGGGCAGCAAGGGCCAGCGCGTGCCGCTCGCGGCCCTGGCGCATTACGAGCTGACGAACACTCCGCTGGCGGTGAACCACCAGGGGCTGTTCGTCTCGGCCACCCTTTCCTTCAATCTCGACAAGGGCATTGCACTCGGGCAGATGCAGGGCAAGATCGACCAGGCCATGGCCGAGATCGGCCTGCCGTCCGAGGTTCACGGCGGGTTCCAGGGCACCGCCAAGCTGTTCTCCGACACGCTGAAAAACCAGCCGCTGTTCATCATGGCGGCCATCTTCGCCATCTACATCGTGCTCGGCATCCTGTACGAAAGCACGCTGCACCCGCTCACCATTCTCTCCACCCTGCCCCCCGCGGGCGTGGGCGCGGTGCTGGCGCTTTTGATCACCCACACCGAGTTTTCCATCATCGCCCTGATCGGCGTGTTCCTGCTCATCGGCATCGTCAAAAAGAACGCCATCCTGATGGTGGACTTCGCCCTGCAGGCCGAGCGCGAGCATGGCGCCGGACCGCGCGACGCCATCTTCCAGGCTGCCACCCTGCGCCTGCGCCCCATCCTCATGACCACGCTGGCGGCGCTGTTCACCGCGCTGCCGCTGGCCTTCATCAGCGGCAACGGCGCCGAGCTGCGCCAGCCGCTGGGCATCTCCATCGCCGGCGGGCTCGTCGTCAGCCAGGCGCTGACGCTCTACACCACCCCGGTCATCTACCTCGAACTCGACCGCCTGCGGCAATGGACCCTGCGCAAATTCGGCCGCAGCGGCAATCCGGTTCCGCTCGACACTCCGGCCTGA